The Shewanella sp. KX20019 genome window below encodes:
- a CDS encoding phage N-6-adenine-methyltransferase, protein MTMTTTTAPSSYAQRLAKLKQQTQHYLKEVGDQWQTPPALFWGVFAKYGPFVLDLFTDGSNNKCPNFYTVEDNALTQDWTAELKGGKAYANPPYSRASIEDGNAVTGMRSIIKKTLIERDKGAKMVYVIKSATSEVWWPEDADHVCFIRGRISFDLPEWFKPADKKQEASSAGFACAIAVFDKDWKGERMSYINRDNLLRDGQTMLDMVEAAAQVKAPGDHRNETQPIASAFSITFCVTRAWNDYLDSENSLSKELITANTAFDVESEFEAFANHCLLNGDSEQEVKQSLIQRIIELAANIKITVETAA, encoded by the coding sequence ATGACAATGACAACGACAACAGCACCAAGTAGCTACGCCCAAAGGCTAGCCAAGCTAAAGCAGCAAACACAACACTATCTGAAAGAAGTCGGCGATCAGTGGCAAACACCACCTGCATTGTTTTGGGGTGTATTTGCTAAGTACGGCCCGTTTGTACTGGACCTATTCACCGATGGCAGTAACAACAAATGCCCTAATTTCTACACAGTAGAAGATAACGCCCTAACCCAAGATTGGACTGCCGAACTTAAAGGCGGCAAAGCCTACGCAAACCCGCCCTACTCCCGCGCCAGTATAGAAGATGGCAACGCAGTAACAGGCATGCGCAGTATCATTAAAAAAACGCTAATAGAGCGTGATAAAGGCGCCAAAATGGTTTACGTCATTAAATCGGCCACATCAGAAGTTTGGTGGCCTGAAGATGCCGATCACGTCTGCTTTATTCGTGGCCGCATTAGCTTTGACTTACCAGAATGGTTTAAACCGGCGGATAAAAAACAGGAAGCATCAAGCGCTGGCTTTGCCTGTGCCATAGCCGTATTCGATAAAGATTGGAAAGGCGAGCGCATGAGTTACATCAATCGCGATAATCTACTGCGTGATGGCCAAACCATGCTTGATATGGTCGAAGCTGCAGCACAAGTAAAAGCACCAGGTGATCATCGAAACGAAACTCAGCCTATCGCATCAGCATTTTCAATTACTTTCTGCGTGACTAGAGCTTGGAATGACTACCTTGATAGTGAAAACAGCTTGAGCAAGGAATTAATCACTGCAAACACTGCATTTGATGTAGAAAGTGAATTTGAAGCCTTTGCCAATCACTGCTTACTCAATGGGGATTCTGAACAAGAAGTTAAGCAAAGCCTCATCCAGAGGATTATCGAATTAGCGGCCAATATAAAGATAACTGTTGAGACCGCAGCATGA
- a CDS encoding DEAD/DEAH box helicase family protein gives MVDFKKRLKKKEIVKKINPTEIYDSLDRRSEAGPLRDSQEDILNNWFTNRVNNKNSIIKLHTGEGKTLIGLLVLQSKINAGKGPAVFVCPNKYLAEQVKQEANKFGIAFCDFSSARELPDEFLLGKKILITYVQKMFNGKSVFGIGNRSIPVNSIVLDDSHACIDSIKSSLTIKVNKEHSLFKKIIEIFEDDIKGQGEGSFLEIKSGDYNTMLPIPYWSWEDKKDTVAAAIIEHKDDREIAFVWPVIKDQISNCQAFISGNSLEISPSLMPIDSFGSFSRAEHRVLMSATTQDDSFFIKGLGFDIESVENPLSNEALKWSGEKMILIPSLIDESLDRDSVISWLLSPNAERQFGIVSLIPSFSRKSQYEKIGAHVAVSNDLFNCVQSLKSGIFDTSMAFANRYDGIDLPDNACRILILDSKPYFDSLLDRYEEDCRSTSDIINIRVAQKVEQGLGRSVRGEKDYSVILLVGGDLIKFAKSPITSKYFSTQTRKQIEIGMQVAEFAVQDSNKTNAYETLVELINQVLSRDEGWKEYYSEEMDQLEGGGHIGNIYQALDLEYKAEKQFSIGEYDKACKLAQDLCDRYSSDSLERGWYLQLLARYKYRTSKVDSNQFQKVAFQNNLQLLKPREGISYKKLEYMNQNRISRIKTWLKQHDGYENMMLAVDGMLQNLSFGMPSEKFEASLKELGETIGFLSQRPDKEIKKGPDNLWCGVDDYFFLIECKNEVGEERAEISKHEAGQMNSHCGWFESEYNDKPCKRILIIPTKKLSYHGDFTHDVEIMRKGKLNNLKYNVKGFFKEFANINIHEITDNEVQRYINAHKLDLNSIKDNYSEKYVKAMK, from the coding sequence ATGGTTGATTTCAAGAAAAGATTGAAAAAGAAAGAGATTGTAAAAAAAATAAATCCAACAGAAATATATGATTCATTGGATAGAAGAAGTGAAGCTGGCCCTCTTCGTGACTCTCAGGAAGATATATTAAATAACTGGTTTACTAATCGAGTAAATAATAAAAATTCAATTATTAAACTTCACACAGGAGAAGGGAAAACACTTATAGGATTACTGGTTTTACAGTCAAAAATTAATGCGGGAAAAGGCCCGGCTGTATTTGTTTGTCCGAATAAATACTTAGCAGAACAAGTAAAACAAGAAGCAAATAAATTCGGTATAGCATTCTGCGATTTTTCAAGTGCTCGAGAGCTGCCTGATGAATTTCTTCTAGGCAAGAAAATATTGATCACGTATGTTCAAAAAATGTTCAATGGAAAGAGTGTTTTTGGAATCGGGAACAGATCAATTCCAGTAAATTCTATCGTCCTCGATGATTCACATGCATGTATAGATTCAATTAAAAGTTCATTAACGATAAAGGTTAACAAAGAACACAGCCTATTCAAAAAAATTATTGAAATTTTTGAAGATGATATAAAAGGCCAGGGAGAAGGGAGCTTTTTAGAAATAAAGAGTGGTGATTACAACACAATGCTTCCTATTCCGTATTGGAGCTGGGAGGACAAGAAAGATACAGTAGCAGCTGCTATTATTGAACACAAAGATGATAGAGAAATAGCCTTTGTTTGGCCAGTTATAAAAGATCAAATATCGAACTGCCAGGCATTTATTTCTGGAAATAGCCTTGAGATTTCACCAAGTTTAATGCCCATAGATTCTTTTGGTAGCTTTAGTAGAGCTGAACATCGAGTACTCATGTCAGCAACGACACAAGATGATTCATTTTTCATTAAAGGGCTTGGTTTTGATATTGAATCAGTCGAAAACCCACTAAGTAATGAAGCTCTAAAGTGGTCAGGTGAGAAGATGATCTTAATTCCATCTCTTATAGACGAAAGCTTAGATCGTGACTCAGTGATAAGCTGGCTTTTGTCACCTAATGCTGAACGACAATTTGGTATTGTCTCGTTAATTCCAAGCTTTAGCCGAAAATCTCAGTATGAGAAAATTGGAGCACACGTAGCAGTTTCAAATGATTTATTCAACTGCGTTCAAAGTTTGAAAAGTGGTATTTTTGATACATCGATGGCATTCGCTAACCGCTACGATGGAATTGATTTACCTGATAACGCATGCCGAATATTAATCTTAGACTCCAAACCATATTTTGACTCATTATTAGACCGATATGAGGAAGATTGTCGGTCTACAAGCGACATAATTAACATAAGGGTTGCACAAAAAGTTGAACAAGGATTAGGTCGCAGTGTTAGAGGAGAGAAAGACTACAGCGTAATTCTACTTGTTGGTGGGGACCTAATTAAATTTGCTAAAAGTCCTATTACATCAAAGTATTTCTCAACTCAAACTAGAAAGCAGATTGAAATTGGAATGCAGGTTGCGGAGTTTGCAGTACAAGACTCAAATAAAACAAATGCATACGAAACTTTAGTCGAGCTAATTAATCAGGTTCTTTCTCGAGATGAAGGCTGGAAAGAGTATTACTCAGAAGAGATGGATCAATTAGAAGGTGGCGGTCACATTGGTAATATTTATCAGGCTTTAGATCTTGAATATAAGGCGGAAAAACAATTTTCTATTGGTGAATATGATAAAGCATGCAAACTTGCTCAAGATTTATGCGATCGATATTCTTCCGATTCACTTGAGAGAGGCTGGTATCTTCAACTCCTGGCGAGGTATAAATACCGAACAAGTAAAGTTGATTCAAATCAATTCCAAAAAGTTGCTTTCCAAAATAACCTTCAACTACTTAAACCTAGAGAAGGTATTAGTTACAAAAAGCTAGAGTACATGAACCAAAATCGTATTAGTAGAATTAAGACGTGGCTTAAACAGCATGATGGCTATGAGAACATGATGCTAGCAGTTGATGGAATGCTTCAAAACTTGTCCTTTGGAATGCCTTCTGAAAAATTTGAGGCTTCATTAAAAGAACTTGGAGAGACGATTGGCTTTTTGAGTCAACGACCAGATAAAGAGATCAAAAAAGGTCCAGATAACTTGTGGTGTGGTGTCGATGATTATTTCTTCCTTATCGAATGTAAGAATGAAGTAGGAGAAGAGCGGGCTGAAATATCAAAACATGAAGCTGGTCAAATGAACTCTCATTGTGGATGGTTTGAGAGTGAGTATAACGATAAGCCATGTAAACGTATTTTGATTATTCCCACAAAAAAATTATCTTACCATGGAGACTTTACTCATGATGTTGAAATTATGAGAAAAGGAAAACTAAACAATTTAAAGTACAATGTGAAAGGTTTTTTTAAAGAGTTCGCCAATATTAATATTCATGAGATTACAGATAACGAAGTACAAAGGTATATTAATGCTCACAAGCTTGATTTGAACAGTATAAAAGATAATTACTCAGAAAAGTATGTTAAAGCTATGAAATAG
- a CDS encoding tyrosine-type recombinase/integrase, whose protein sequence is MALSDSKLRNIKAPYHGPIEIADRDGLSVRITKNAVITFYYRFRWQAKQQRIKIGRYPDLKLAEARATALEYRQLLVDNLDPRCHGVNRGAARLLGDICNDFMKAYAYPQLSPTTVVLYESFISKYIVPNFNIDVERYRYTEWIKLLDGVRLETTAANAGSILKRLKTVIRWSKARGEIKSSACLDIPIKAIGAHQSRRERVLEWDEVAGLWRQVEASRATPKTKACVKLLILTGARNAEIRGAERCEFDLDKAIWILPKERSKTGKMIRRPLSNQSISIIESLDFIYGQDRHFLIEGLSQDKALSTHALNRYVQRLNEQLDYPHFVPHDFRRTISTRLSENKIMPHVTEKMLGHELGGIMAIYNKHDWYDEQIIAYQLYWDLLKKHILQGA, encoded by the coding sequence ATGGCATTATCTGATAGTAAATTAAGGAATATAAAAGCACCTTACCACGGCCCCATTGAGATTGCTGATCGTGATGGTTTGAGTGTACGAATTACCAAGAATGCTGTCATTACCTTTTATTATCGCTTTCGTTGGCAAGCTAAGCAACAGCGAATCAAAATTGGTCGCTACCCGGATCTCAAACTTGCCGAGGCTCGTGCAACCGCGCTGGAGTATAGGCAGCTGTTAGTTGACAACTTGGACCCTCGTTGCCACGGCGTTAATAGAGGTGCTGCGCGGCTGCTTGGTGATATCTGCAACGACTTTATGAAAGCATACGCTTACCCTCAGCTATCGCCAACGACAGTTGTTCTGTATGAAAGCTTTATCTCCAAGTACATAGTGCCAAATTTCAACATCGATGTTGAGCGATACCGTTACACTGAATGGATTAAGTTACTTGATGGTGTAAGGCTCGAAACGACAGCTGCAAACGCTGGCAGTATCCTTAAGCGTTTAAAAACGGTTATACGTTGGTCAAAAGCGCGTGGTGAGATTAAGTCATCTGCTTGCTTAGATATACCCATTAAGGCTATAGGCGCTCACCAGTCGCGCAGAGAGCGCGTATTAGAGTGGGACGAGGTCGCAGGGTTATGGCGCCAAGTTGAGGCGAGTAGGGCAACACCTAAAACTAAAGCCTGCGTAAAGCTGCTTATTCTAACGGGGGCTCGAAACGCCGAAATTAGAGGCGCTGAACGCTGCGAATTTGATCTTGATAAAGCCATCTGGATTTTACCTAAAGAACGCTCTAAGACGGGCAAAATGATTCGGCGGCCGTTAAGTAACCAAAGCATCAGTATCATTGAGTCGTTAGATTTTATTTATGGCCAAGACCGGCATTTCTTGATTGAGGGTTTAAGCCAGGATAAAGCGCTTTCTACCCATGCATTAAATCGATACGTGCAACGTCTAAATGAACAGCTCGATTACCCACACTTTGTGCCGCATGATTTCAGGCGAACAATTTCTACTCGGTTGAGTGAGAATAAAATAATGCCCCATGTAACCGAAAAGATGTTGGGTCACGAGTTGGGTGGGATCATGGCCATTTACAATAAGCATGATTGGTATGACGAGCAGATAATAGCCTATCAACTGTATTGGGATTTGCTAAAAAAGCATATTCTGCAGGGTGCTTGA
- the sbcB gene encoding exodeoxyribonuclease I has product MKNAKKQPTLFWHDYETFGANPAKDRPSQFAGVRTDMDLNIIEEPVTFYCKVANDYLPSPEAILITGITPQLANKKGMPEAEFMAKINQQFTQENTCVVGYNSIRFDDEVSRYGFYRNFFDPYAREWQNGNSRWDIIDLVRACYAFRPDGINWPQKEDGSPSFKLEQLTVANGLSHEKAHDAMSDVYATIAMAKLIKSVQPKLFEYYFTLRRKQEVSKLIDVLEMKPLVHVSSKISALNGCTTLIAPLAFHSTNKNAVICVNLAMDVTPLIELTAEQIRQRMYTRRDDLAADELPIGLKQIHINKSPFLAGAKTLTDENAARLDIDKAFAREQYKRLRQHPEIREKLVAVFDIESDRVITDPDLQLYSGGFFSHADKAKMEMIRNTKPINLAALELSFDDERLPEMLYRYRARNYPETLDDSELVRWREFCQPRLNDPDYMIRLENIIEETEQDESKQKLLQALCHYLRSL; this is encoded by the coding sequence ATGAAAAACGCTAAGAAACAACCTACTTTATTTTGGCACGATTACGAGACATTCGGCGCAAACCCAGCAAAAGACAGGCCGTCACAATTTGCTGGCGTCAGAACAGACATGGATCTCAACATTATTGAGGAACCAGTGACCTTTTATTGTAAGGTCGCAAACGATTACCTGCCTTCGCCAGAAGCTATTTTGATCACCGGGATCACCCCACAGTTGGCGAATAAAAAAGGGATGCCTGAAGCTGAGTTCATGGCCAAAATAAATCAACAATTCACACAGGAAAATACCTGTGTTGTTGGTTATAACTCAATTCGGTTTGACGATGAAGTCTCCCGCTATGGCTTCTACCGTAACTTCTTCGACCCCTATGCTAGAGAGTGGCAAAATGGTAATAGTCGCTGGGATATCATTGATTTAGTCCGTGCTTGCTATGCATTTAGACCCGACGGAATAAACTGGCCACAAAAAGAAGATGGCTCTCCTAGTTTTAAACTTGAACAGCTCACTGTTGCCAATGGCCTTAGTCATGAAAAAGCGCACGATGCCATGTCTGATGTTTATGCAACCATTGCAATGGCCAAGCTTATCAAATCAGTGCAGCCGAAACTGTTTGAATACTACTTCACCCTGCGCCGAAAACAGGAGGTCTCTAAGCTTATTGATGTGCTGGAGATGAAACCTTTAGTGCATGTGAGTTCGAAGATCAGCGCTCTCAATGGTTGTACAACATTAATTGCGCCGCTGGCCTTTCACTCCACCAATAAGAATGCGGTTATTTGTGTCAATTTAGCCATGGATGTCACGCCACTCATTGAGTTAACTGCCGAGCAAATTCGACAGCGCATGTATACGAGGCGTGATGATTTAGCCGCAGATGAGCTGCCTATCGGCCTTAAACAGATCCATATCAATAAAAGCCCATTTCTAGCTGGTGCTAAAACATTGACTGATGAGAATGCAGCTCGTCTTGATATCGATAAGGCATTCGCGAGAGAGCAATATAAGCGACTTAGACAGCACCCAGAGATAAGAGAAAAGCTGGTTGCCGTGTTTGATATCGAATCAGATCGCGTCATTACAGATCCTGATCTTCAGCTTTACAGCGGTGGCTTCTTTAGTCATGCGGACAAAGCCAAAATGGAGATGATCCGTAATACTAAGCCCATCAACTTGGCAGCACTTGAGCTTTCATTTGATGATGAACGCTTACCGGAGATGTTGTATCGATATAGGGCGCGTAATTATCCTGAAACACTTGATGATTCAGAGCTTGTTCGTTGGCGGGAATTCTGCCAACCAAGGCTTAATGACCCTGACTATATGATCAGGCTTGAGAACATCATTGAAGAAACTGAGCAAGATGAATCAAAGCAGAAATTATTACAGGCTTTATGTCATTATCTTAGAAGCCTTTAG
- the cdd gene encoding cytidine deaminase — protein MQDRFLKSIANLPESLAKAIVPLLDKDFAGHIDAQQLDELKTATQMEEQDLLLALLPISAALARVPISNFYVGAIAKGKSGDIYMGANLELPGEALFHSVHAEQSAISHAWLSGERQIEDVIVNFSPCGHCRQFMNELVEGQKVNIHLPEQETQPLSHYLPYAFGPSDLNITEPLLTKQHQELSLDSSDPMIIEAVDHAGLSYAPYTKNYAAVVLETNDGATYCGRYAENAAFNPSMLPMQMALSTMARHNRDFSDINRAVLIESSKGMVSLVGATMDALHAVAAVELEHIVVEPE, from the coding sequence ATGCAAGACCGATTTTTAAAAAGCATAGCTAATTTACCAGAGTCTCTAGCTAAGGCAATCGTACCGTTACTAGACAAAGACTTTGCAGGGCATATCGATGCTCAACAACTTGATGAATTAAAAACGGCGACCCAAATGGAGGAGCAGGATTTGCTGCTGGCGTTACTGCCAATATCTGCCGCGCTTGCAAGAGTACCTATCAGTAATTTTTATGTTGGCGCGATAGCAAAAGGCAAAAGTGGCGATATATATATGGGTGCCAATCTCGAGTTACCTGGCGAAGCACTGTTTCATTCCGTGCACGCAGAGCAGAGCGCGATTAGCCATGCTTGGCTAAGTGGTGAACGTCAAATTGAAGATGTCATCGTTAACTTCTCACCCTGTGGCCACTGTCGCCAATTCATGAATGAGCTGGTTGAAGGCCAGAAGGTGAACATCCACCTTCCTGAACAAGAAACTCAACCTCTGTCCCATTATCTACCCTACGCCTTTGGTCCGAGCGATCTGAATATCACAGAGCCCTTGCTAACCAAGCAGCATCAAGAGCTGAGTCTGGACAGCTCAGATCCTATGATCATTGAGGCAGTCGATCATGCAGGCCTTAGTTACGCTCCGTACACCAAAAACTATGCAGCCGTGGTATTAGAGACTAATGATGGCGCCACCTATTGTGGCCGCTACGCTGAAAATGCAGCGTTTAACCCGTCTATGTTACCGATGCAAATGGCGCTATCGACTATGGCACGTCACAATCGTGATTTCAGTGACATTAACCGTGCAGTACTCATAGAGTCCTCTAAAGGCATGGTTTCATTAGTGGGTGCAACAATGGATGCACTACACGCTGTCGCTGCTGTAGAACTTGAGCACATCGTGGTTGAACCTGAATAA
- a CDS encoding NAD(P)-dependent oxidoreductase, with protein MAKVAFIGLGVMGYPMAGHLVKNGHDVTVYNRTESKARAWSEEFSGQYCSTPKAAAEGQDIVFVCVGNDDDLRQVILEANGVLAGMKPGAILVDHTTASADVAREIAVAASEVEIGFIDAPVSGGQAGAENGMLTVMAGGAVVTFDKVKAVIDSYARCVELLGDVGAGQLTKMVNQICIAGVVQGLAEGLHFARSAGLDGEKVVEVISKGAAQSWQMENRYQTMWQGEYDFGFAIDWMRKDLGIALEEARRNGSHLPLTALVDQFYSEVQGMGGNRWDTSSLLAKLEKNRC; from the coding sequence ATGGCTAAAGTTGCATTTATCGGTTTAGGTGTGATGGGTTATCCCATGGCGGGTCATTTGGTTAAAAATGGCCATGATGTGACGGTATATAATCGTACCGAGTCTAAAGCTAGAGCATGGAGTGAGGAGTTTTCAGGGCAATATTGTTCAACGCCAAAAGCAGCGGCAGAAGGCCAAGATATCGTCTTTGTTTGTGTAGGCAATGATGATGACTTACGACAAGTCATCCTTGAAGCTAATGGTGTGTTAGCGGGGATGAAGCCGGGTGCTATTTTAGTCGATCATACAACTGCCTCCGCTGATGTGGCGAGGGAGATTGCAGTTGCCGCAAGTGAAGTTGAAATTGGCTTTATCGACGCGCCGGTATCTGGTGGCCAAGCTGGTGCGGAAAATGGCATGTTAACGGTGATGGCCGGTGGCGCCGTAGTGACCTTTGATAAAGTAAAAGCCGTTATTGACTCCTATGCTCGTTGCGTCGAGCTTCTCGGTGACGTAGGCGCAGGACAATTGACCAAGATGGTTAACCAAATCTGTATTGCAGGTGTGGTACAAGGACTCGCAGAAGGGCTGCACTTTGCCCGCAGTGCTGGATTAGACGGTGAAAAAGTCGTTGAAGTGATTAGTAAAGGTGCGGCGCAATCGTGGCAGATGGAGAATCGCTATCAAACGATGTGGCAGGGCGAATATGACTTTGGCTTTGCGATTGATTGGATGCGCAAGGATTTAGGCATTGCACTGGAAGAGGCTCGTCGTAATGGCTCACATCTGCCATTAACCGCGCTGGTAGATCAATTCTATTCAGAGGTTCAAGGTATGGGCGGCAACCGTTGGGATACCTCTAGTTTACTGGCGAAGCTTGAAAAAAACAGGTGTTAA
- a CDS encoding acyl-CoA thioesterase, whose amino-acid sequence MAGTERQLTLRFLAEPADVNFGGKVHGGAVMKWIDLAGYACAAGWSGKYCITAYAGGIRFIKPIHVGNIVEVTAKVIYTGRTSMHLGIDVKAGDPKGPERHLTTHCVLVMVAVDDEGQPTQVPEWVPSTSADIELRGSAVRLMEMRKKIGAEMEAHVTLQA is encoded by the coding sequence ATGGCAGGAACTGAAAGGCAGCTTACGTTACGATTTTTAGCAGAACCTGCAGACGTTAATTTTGGTGGTAAAGTCCACGGCGGCGCGGTAATGAAGTGGATCGATCTCGCGGGCTACGCTTGTGCTGCGGGTTGGAGTGGTAAATATTGCATAACGGCTTATGCTGGCGGAATTCGTTTTATTAAACCTATTCACGTTGGTAACATTGTTGAAGTAACTGCGAAGGTTATTTATACCGGTAGAACCTCGATGCATTTAGGTATTGATGTTAAAGCGGGTGATCCCAAAGGCCCTGAAAGACATCTTACAACACATTGTGTGTTGGTTATGGTGGCTGTTGATGATGAAGGTCAACCGACCCAGGTTCCTGAATGGGTACCGAGTACCAGTGCTGATATCGAGTTACGTGGATCTGCAGTGCGCTTAATGGAGATGCGTAAAAAGATTGGTGCAGAGATGGAAGCGCATGTAACCCTACAGGCCTAA
- the fabF gene encoding beta-ketoacyl-ACP synthase II codes for MSKRRVVVTGLGLVSPVGNTVDSTWKALVAGKSGIAPITKFDASEFTTRFSGSVKDFDVEQYMSRKDARKMDLFIQYGMAAGIQAVDDSGLEMDKLDPTRVGTAIGAGMGGLPLIEKNHAALMKGGPRKVSPFFVPSTIINMISGHLSIKYGMTGPNFAVTTACTTGVHNIGFAARTIAYGDADVMVAGGAEDATCPLAVAGFGSAKALSTRNDDPLAASRPWDKDRDGFVIGDGAGVMVMEEYEHAKARGATIYGELVGFGMSGDAFHMTSPPSDGAGAAAAMANAINDAKVGREAIGYINAHGTSTPTGDRAEAAAVKSTFGAHAYDLAVSSTKSMTGHLLGAAGSVEAIVTLLALRDQVIPPTLNLDNPDEGCDLDFVPHTARDCKFDYGLCNSFGFGGTNGSLLFKKI; via the coding sequence GTGTCTAAACGTCGTGTCGTCGTAACTGGCTTAGGCCTAGTTAGCCCTGTAGGCAATACTGTGGATTCTACTTGGAAAGCACTCGTTGCTGGTAAAAGTGGTATCGCACCAATAACCAAATTTGATGCTAGCGAGTTCACGACTCGTTTTAGCGGTTCTGTTAAAGACTTTGACGTTGAACAGTACATGTCACGTAAAGATGCCCGTAAGATGGACTTATTTATCCAATACGGTATGGCTGCAGGCATACAAGCTGTAGACGATTCTGGCCTTGAGATGGATAAGCTTGATCCTACACGTGTCGGAACAGCCATTGGCGCGGGCATGGGCGGATTGCCTTTGATTGAGAAAAACCATGCCGCATTAATGAAGGGTGGACCGCGCAAAGTATCGCCATTTTTTGTGCCAAGCACCATCATCAATATGATTTCAGGTCACCTGTCGATTAAATACGGCATGACAGGCCCCAACTTCGCCGTGACTACGGCTTGTACAACCGGTGTACATAATATTGGTTTTGCAGCGCGTACAATCGCTTATGGCGATGCTGATGTTATGGTTGCCGGTGGTGCAGAAGATGCGACCTGCCCGTTAGCAGTTGCTGGCTTTGGCTCTGCAAAAGCACTTTCGACCCGTAATGACGACCCTCTAGCGGCGAGTCGCCCTTGGGATAAAGACCGTGATGGTTTTGTTATTGGTGATGGCGCTGGTGTTATGGTCATGGAAGAGTATGAACATGCAAAAGCACGTGGTGCCACAATATATGGTGAGCTCGTGGGCTTCGGTATGAGCGGAGACGCATTTCATATGACATCACCACCAAGTGACGGTGCAGGTGCTGCAGCGGCCATGGCCAATGCAATTAACGATGCTAAAGTAGGTCGCGAAGCTATCGGCTACATCAATGCACATGGCACATCAACTCCTACGGGCGATAGAGCGGAAGCTGCAGCGGTAAAATCAACTTTTGGTGCTCATGCATATGACTTAGCCGTTAGTTCGACTAAATCGATGACAGGCCATCTATTAGGTGCTGCAGGTTCGGTTGAAGCTATCGTTACTTTACTGGCGCTTAGAGATCAGGTTATTCCGCCAACACTGAACTTAGATAATCCAGATGAAGGTTGTGATTTGGACTTTGTTCCTCATACTGCGCGCGATTGTAAGTTCGACTATGGCTTATGCAACTCATTTGGTTTTGGTGGTACTAACGGCTCATTGCTGTTTAAGAAAATTTAG
- the acpP gene encoding acyl carrier protein, whose amino-acid sequence MSNIEERVKKIIIEQLGVKEEDVKSAASFVDDLGADSLDTVELVMALEEEFDTEIPDEEAEKITTVQAAIDYVSKNQ is encoded by the coding sequence ATGAGCAACATCGAAGAACGTGTAAAGAAAATCATCATCGAGCAACTAGGTGTTAAAGAAGAAGACGTTAAATCAGCAGCATCTTTCGTTGACGATTTAGGTGCCGATTCTCTAGACACTGTTGAATTGGTTATGGCTCTAGAAGAAGAGTTTGATACCGAGATCCCTGATGAAGAAGCAGAAAAGATCACTACTGTTCAAGCAGCGATCGATTACGTTTCTAAGAATCAGTAA
- the fabG gene encoding 3-oxoacyl-ACP reductase FabG, whose amino-acid sequence MSINFDLTGKVALVTGASRGIGRAVAETLVSAGAVVIGTATSERGAEAIQAYLGDNGHGLVLNVTDGDSVKTLFATIKEKAGDVDILVNNAGITRDNLLMRMKDDEWQDIIDTNLSSLFRTSKAVMRPMMKKRHGRIINIGSVVGTMGNAGQTNYSAAKAGLIGFTKSLAREVASRQITVNAIAPGFIQTDMTDELTESQQQAIMSQVPMERLGQAQEIANAVLFLASDSAAYITGETLHVNGGMYMV is encoded by the coding sequence ATGAGTATTAATTTTGATCTAACGGGTAAAGTAGCCCTAGTAACGGGTGCTAGCCGTGGTATTGGCCGTGCAGTCGCTGAGACATTAGTGTCTGCTGGTGCTGTCGTTATTGGTACAGCCACAAGCGAACGCGGCGCTGAAGCTATTCAAGCTTATTTGGGCGATAATGGTCACGGTCTCGTTTTAAACGTTACCGATGGCGACTCGGTTAAAACCTTGTTTGCAACAATTAAAGAAAAAGCGGGCGATGTTGATATTTTGGTTAACAACGCTGGTATAACTCGTGACAATCTATTGATGCGTATGAAGGACGATGAGTGGCAAGATATTATTGACACTAACCTGAGCTCTTTGTTCCGCACCTCAAAAGCTGTCATGAGACCGATGATGAAAAAACGTCATGGACGCATCATCAATATTGGCTCTGTGGTAGGTACCATGGGCAATGCAGGCCAAACTAACTACTCTGCTGCTAAAGCAGGTTTGATTGGATTTACAAAATCTCTTGCAAGAGAGGTTGCATCTCGTCAAATAACAGTTAATGCTATTGCTCCTGGATTTATCCAGACAGACATGACAGATGAGCTGACAGAAAGCCAGCAACAAGCTATTATGTCGCAAGTGCCAATGGAAAGGCTTGGTCAGGCGCAGGAAATTGCTAACGCAGTCCTCTTTTTGGCGTCAGATTCCGCTGCTTACATCACTGGAGAGACTCTCCATGTGAACGGCGGTATGTACATGGTTTAG